The Pedococcus dokdonensis region GATCAGCTGGAGGCCGCGGCGCGGCTCGTCTCGGTCCACGCCGAGGCCGTCCAAGGAGCCCGGCAGGAGGTCCTCCGGGTCGCAGCGCTGGGGGCAGCCCTGCCCGAGGCCGTCGGCGGGGCCCTGCGAGCCGGAGGCCGTCGGTGACGTGGGGGCTGCCCTCGACGGTGGTTCCGGGACCGCACGGGCTGAGCATCCGGGGCGGATCGGGTGGCACCGCCGTCGGCCTCGACTCACTCGACCGGGCGGCGCTGGGCCTGGCCGGCGCGGTGGAAGAGGGGCTCTCGGTGGCGCGGGGGGCGAGCGCCGCTGCCGCGGACGTCGACGTCGTGGCGGGGGGCGTGCTGAGTCGGTCCACCGGGGTCGCGGTGATCGTCAGCCTCACCGAGACGACCGCAGCGCTGACCGGTGAGCTGCTCGCCCTGGTCGAGCTCGCGGTGTCGGTGCACGTGGCTGCCGCCGCCTATCGAGAGGGAGAGGCCGCCGTCGCTCGTGCGGTCGAGGTGGTGCAGGACCGGGTCATGGCCGTCGCAGGACTGCTGGCGCCCGAGCTGCTCGTCGGGTTCCTCGCCCTCGACGCGGCCGGGGTGGACGTCCTCGGGGTCGCCGACCGGGTCGCCCTCCACCATCCGCAGGTCGCCGAGCTCGCCGGTGGCGCCGAGGGGCTCGGGCAGGGCCTGCGGGCCGATCCCCTGACGGCACCCCTGTTCCCCGCTGCCCCCCGACCCGGTGCCGGGCCGGATGACGTCGACGATCCCTTCGACGACGGTCCCGCCGGTGACGTGGACGACGGCTTCGACGACGGCTTGGACGACGACTTCGACGCCGGCTTCGACGACGACTTCGACGCCGACTTCGACTACGAGGACGCGGTGGGGTCGTTGGCGGACTCCGCGGCGCGGTGGGGACTGTTCGACGACCGGGGGCGGGCCCAGGTCGTGCCCGAGCCGGCACCACCGCCGGGGGCGCTCGCGCCACGCAGCCTCCGCGACCTCGCGTCCGACCAGGGCGGGGTCGGCGACGGCGAGCACTATGCAGGGCACGTGCGGGTCATCGAGGTGCCCCAGCCACGGGGTTCGGCCTGGATCGTGGAGGTCAGCGGCACGCAGGTGTGGGACCCGCGGGCCGGTGACAACCCGTTCGACCTGACCACCGACCTGCGGTCGATGGCGCAGCAGTCGACCGTGCTGGCCGACGGCGTGCAGCAGGCGCTGGCGCAGGCCCAGGCCGCCGCAGGAGCCGAGCCGTCAGCCGGGGTCGCAGCGCCGGTGATGCTCACCGGGCACAGCCTCGGGGGTATCGCCGCTGCCGGTCTCGCGTCGTCGCCCCGGTTCACCGCTCGCCACCGCGTGACCCACCTCGTCACGTTCGGTGCTCCCATCGCCCGGATGCCGGTGCCGTCCGCCACCCAGGTCCTGTCCCTGGAGCACACCCGCGACCCGGTCCCGCGACTCGAGGGACAGCCCAACCCCGACCGCGCGACCTGGGTGACGGTGACCCGTGACGGTCGTCCCGACGGAGCCGACCGGGCGACGCAGACCCATGACCTGCGCGGCTACGTCGACACTGCCGCCCTGGTGGATGACACCACCGACCCGTCGGTGGCCCGGTGGAGGCTGTCGAGCGCGGCGTTCTTCGACGCGGACCGCCACGGTGAGCCGGTCGTCCGGGACTACTCGATCCGGCGGTTGCAGGGCTGAGGCGGCACTGGATCCGGCGGAGGCCGGGGTGAGGTCTGCGGTGTCGGCCCGCGGCGGCACGGCGGGGTCGTGGTGGCACAATCCGACCCGTGAACCCGTCCACCGCGCTCGCGACGGTCCTGGTGGACGAGCTGGTGCGTCAGGGGATCCGGCACGCGGTGCTCTGTCCCGGTTCGCGTTCGGCGCCCCTGGCCTACGCGCTGCGCGAGGCGGAGCGCGCCGGCCGACTCGAGCTGCACGTGCGGGTCGATGAGCGGTCCGCGGGATTCCTCGCGCTCGGCCTGGCCAAGCTGACC contains the following coding sequences:
- a CDS encoding PGAP1-like alpha/beta domain-containing protein, which translates into the protein MVPGPHGLSIRGGSGGTAVGLDSLDRAALGLAGAVEEGLSVARGASAAAADVDVVAGGVLSRSTGVAVIVSLTETTAALTGELLALVELAVSVHVAAAAYREGEAAVARAVEVVQDRVMAVAGLLAPELLVGFLALDAAGVDVLGVADRVALHHPQVAELAGGAEGLGQGLRADPLTAPLFPAAPRPGAGPDDVDDPFDDGPAGDVDDGFDDGLDDDFDAGFDDDFDADFDYEDAVGSLADSAARWGLFDDRGRAQVVPEPAPPPGALAPRSLRDLASDQGGVGDGEHYAGHVRVIEVPQPRGSAWIVEVSGTQVWDPRAGDNPFDLTTDLRSMAQQSTVLADGVQQALAQAQAAAGAEPSAGVAAPVMLTGHSLGGIAAAGLASSPRFTARHRVTHLVTFGAPIARMPVPSATQVLSLEHTRDPVPRLEGQPNPDRATWVTVTRDGRPDGADRATQTHDLRGYVDTAALVDDTTDPSVARWRLSSAAFFDADRHGEPVVRDYSIRRLQG